The sequence GTTGCCCTCGCCGTCGCCGTACGTCATGCAGAAGCAGCTGTCGTCCCAGAAGGCGTTGACGTACGCGTTGCCGTAGTGGACGCGGGAGTAGGCGGCCTTGCCGTCGCCCGCGATGCCGTCCCGGCCGAGCGCCGTCTTGTAGAAGTCCCAGGTCTTCGCGGCGCCGTAGTGGGCGTCGACGGCGGCGGTCTGCCGGTCCTCGCCCGTGCCGTCGCCCCAGGTGTCGTCGTCGTCCGTGACGAGTTCGCCGGTGCCTGAGGAGCCCTGGTTCAGGTCGTACGTCTTGTGGCCGCCGCGGTCGCCGTCGGTCAGCTCGAAGCCGGAGCCGCTCTTCGTGGTGCTGAGTTCGACCTCGCCGCTGTACTGGCTGTGGCCGGTGCCGGTCTCGATCGCCTCGTAGCTGTGCAGCTTCTTGCCGGTCGTGGCGTCGGTGATGGTGTGGACGCGGCTGGGCGTGCCGTCCTTCTGCACACCGGTCTTGACGGTCTCGAAGGCGAGGACGGGGTTCCCGTCGCCGCCCGCCCAGATGACCTTGCGGGCGTCGGCCGCCGCGCTCTTCAGCTTCGGTGTGGTCGAGGCCACGGCTATCTTCGCGTCCGTCGCCTTGTCGACGCTCTTGAGCGTGCCGTCGGCGGCGGTGTGGGTGACGAGGTCGCCGCCGAGGACGGGCAGGCCGTCGTAGGTGCGCTCGTAGCGGGTGTGGACGGTGCCCTTGGCGTCGGTGATGACGTCACGGACGATCAGCTTCTCGCTGCCGCCGAGCTTCAGGGCCTTCGCCGCCGAAGCGGTCTCGGCCTGCGCCGACTTGATGGCCGTGGCGCGCTGGGCCGAGGAGTTGACGCCGAGCGCGGCGGCCGTGGAGGGCGCCGCCGAGGGGGCGTCGCTCCCGCCGGGGGTGGCGACCGCGGAACCGGTCTGCACTCCGGCGACCACCATCGCGGCGACCGCCGCGAGTGCTGCGAGCCGACGGGTGGTGCGAGTGGTCCGCGCGGTGCGGGAGTTGTGGGGGGTGGTGTGGAGGTTCATGTGTGTTCTCCGTTGGTCGTCCTGTGGGGGGACTACGAGCGGAGAGCGTGCCACCGAATGAGCGAAGTTGACGGTGTGCCGACAATTACCTCACAACTTTTTGACCAGTTCTTGTCCGACTGGGGTGCCCGGGTGTCCGGTATTCGGTGGGCTGGAGTGATTTCGCTGTGCCGTACACGGTGCCGTACATGCGAATTGACGTCACGTCATGTCACACGCGGGAAGCCCCCGGCCGCGCAGGCGGCCGGGGGCTCCCGGTGAAGATGTGGAGACGAGGTGCGGCTCGGGTCAGAGGTTGACGCCGAAGTCGCGGGCGATGCCGCTGAGGCCGGAGGCGTAACCCTGGCCGACCGCGCGGAACTTCCACTCGGCACCGTTGCGGTAGAGCTCGCCGAAGACCATGGCGGTCTCGGTGGCGGCGTCCTCGCTCAGGTCGTAGCGGGCGATCTCGGCGCCGCCTGCCTGGTTGAGGATGCGGATGAACGCGTTGCGGACCTGGCCGAAGTTCTGGCTGCGGGTCTCGGCGTCGTAGATGGAGACCGGGAAGACGATCTTGTCGACGTCGGCCGGCAGACCCGCCAGGTTGACGTTGATCTGCTCGTCGTCGCCCTCGCCCTCACCCGTGACGTTGTCACCGGTGTGCACGATGGTCTGGTCCGGCGTCGACTTGTTGTTGAAGAAGACGAAGTGGCCGTCGGAGACGACCTTGCCGTCGGTGTTGACCGCGATCGCCGAGGCGTCGAGGTCGAAGTCGGTGCCGGTGGTGGTGCGGACGTCCCAGCCGAGGCCGACCGTGACGGCGGTCAGGCCCGGGGCCTCCTTGGTGAGCGAGACGTTGCCGCCCTTGGACAGGCTTACAGCCATGGGAAGTCCCTTTCCTCGTCGTGTGCGGGCGTTCGTGCCATCACGAAAGCTACCGTCACCCGTCATAACGCAGTCAGCAGACCATGAGGTTCCTGTTCTCTTTACTTTCTTTGCCGAACTTCCTCCTGAAGAGGCGTCGGAAACGGGGAGTCCGGCGCAAAAGAAGGTGACGGACCGGGCGTGGAGCGGGGAACATGGGTGTCATGTCCGGGCCCTATGTCATCCGCGGCTCGGTCTCCCTCCCGGAGGCCGAGCTCATGTGGCGTTTCTCGCGCTCCTCCGGGCCCGGCGGCCAGCACGTCAACACCAGCGACTCCCAGGTGGAGCTGCGCTTCGACCTCGCGGCGACCGACGCGCTCCCCGAGGTGTGGAAGGCGCGGGCGCTGGAGCGGCTGGCGGGCAGGCTGGTGGGTGGGGTCGTCTCCGTACGGGCCTCCGAGCACCGCTCCCAGTGGCGCAACCGCGAGACGGCCGCCGTCCGGCTCGCGGCCCTCCTGGCCGAGGCCACGGCGCCGCCGCCCAAGCCGCGCATCAAGCGCAAGATCCCGCGCGGGATCAACGAGCGCCGGCTGCGCGAGAAGAAGCAGCGCGGCGACACCAAGCGCGGCCGCTCGGGCCGGGACTGGTAGCGCGGACGGGGCCCAGGCCCCCGGCGCCGACGGGCGGGGCCCACGCGCCCGGCGCCGGCACACCCACCGGGGCCGCTCCCTTCAGGGTCCCTGGAGGGTCCCCCAAGGGGCCGTCACCCCAGATGCCGGTAGCGCCCCTTGAAGTACGTCAGCGGGTCGCCCTCCGGGCTCGGCAGCTCCGCCGTCAGCACCCGCCCGATCACCAGGGTGTGGTCACCGGCCACCACGCGCTGCTCCGTACGGCACTCCAGCGTGGCCAGCGCCCCGCCGATCAGGGGCGCGTGGCTCACCTCGCCCCGTACGTACGCCAGGTCCTGGAAGAGCAGCCGGTCGCTGATCCGGCCCTTCATGGCGAACCGCCCCGCGATGTGCCGCTGGCTCGCCGCCAGGACGGAGACGGCCCACAGGGGCTGCTCGTCTAGCAGGTCGTCCATCCGGGAGCCGTTGCGCAGGCTCACCATCACCAGGGGCGGGTCCAGGGAGACGGACATGAAGGCGGTGGCCGTCATCCCGACGTCCTCGCCGCGGCCCTCCTCGTCGAGGGGCGGCTCCTGCGCGGTGACCAGCACCACTCCGGCGGCCAGCCGCGCGAGTGCTGCGCGGAACTCGTCGTTGCTCACCCCCTCAGCATGGGGGATGGGCTCGGGGCGCGGGGTGGCGGGAGTCGTCTGGAGCACACGGGAAACGCTAACCGCGCGTAGCGGCCGCGGCATCGGGCCAGGGGACCAGGCAGGTCCTAGGACCTGAGCCCGACCGGGTTCGGGGGGCCACGCGCGTCCGGCCTCCGGATCATGGCCGAATACACGCGGCCGGATTTGCGCCAGGGAAACGACGGAACGCCCGAAGAGTCACCCCAACCCCTGAACCATCTGTTGTGACTTGAGTCACAGAGTCCATTTTCTGCTGACCCTGTGTACCGGGTGCACAGCTCACTGTGATTCAGTGGCCGTGACACTGCAACAAGTACGTCGATATGAAACCTGGAGTTGCTGTCGAGGTCTCGGGGAGTGCGAGCAATGGAGGCCGAGTCGGAGCCCTACGTCCGCCTTGCGACCATGCGGCAGCTGCACCAGGCCGTCGCTGATCTCAACACGGCGCGGAGTCTGGCGGACACGTTGCAGACCGTGGCGGACGGCATCGTCACCGGTCTCGGCTACGAGCTGGGCTGCGTCAACCTGGTCCGGCCCGACGGCGACCTCGTCATCGCCGCCTTCGCGGGCAACGCCGCCGCCGAGGCCCTGATCACCGGCCGCGTCGGCTCCCGCGCCTCCTGGGAGCGCCGGCTCTCCATGGGCGAGTCCTGGGACCAGCTGCGGTTCATCCCGCACACCGAGGGCTGGGTCCTCCTCGACGACGACGTACCGCAGTGGCACACCGAGGGCCCCGAGCCCCGGTTCGAGGACGAGTGGCACCCCCTGGACCGGCTCTACGCCCCGATGTACGCCTCCGGGGGCGGACGGGACCTCCTGGGGGTCATATCCGTCGACCGTCCGCGCAACGGGCGCCGCCCCGGCGCATGGGGGCGCGAAGCGCTCCAGATGTACGCCTCCCAGGCCGCCATTGCGATCAGTAACGCTCGCCTCCGAGCAAACATGCAGCGCGCCCTGGTCAGGCTCGAACGCGAACAGCAGGCGCTGCGGGCCAGCGAGGAGTCCTTCCGCCAGGCCTTCGAGTACGCGCCCAGCGGGATGGCCATCGCCGAGATGGGCGGCGACCAGCACGGCCGGCTGCTGCGCACCAACGACGCCCTGTGCCGGCTGCTCGGCCGCCCCGCCTCCGTACTGCGCCGCTACTCCTTCGCCGACCTGGTCCACCCCGAGGACATCGGCACCCTGCTGCGCACCTCCGCCGAGGGCGGCCGGGCCGAGCTGCGGCTCGGGCGGCGGGACGGGACGTACCTCTGGGTCTCCCTGCGCAACTCGGTCGTCGCCGACACGGCGGACGGGCCGCGCTTCCTCCTCACCCACATCGAGGACATAGAGGAGCGCAAGCGCCACGAGCTGAACCTCGCCCACCGCGCCTCGCACGACGCGCTCACCGGCCTCCCCAACAGCGCCGAGCTGAAGTCCCGCCTCAGCGCCCGGATCTGCGAGCGGCCGAACTCCCCGGCCGCCACCGCGATCGAGGCGCTGGACGCGGCGTACGGGGACGTCGAGTCGTCCCTCACCCACGGCTACCAGGCCGACGGGTACGAGGGGGAGGTGGCGCCCGGCGGCGGGCTCTACGACCACCATGTGCACACGGTCGCCCCCGACGCGGAGCACGACGACGGCACGAAGGGGCTCGCGGTCCTCTTCTGCGACCTCGACGGCTTCAAGTCCATCAACGACCGCTTCGGCCACCACACGGGTGACGCGGTTCTCATAGAGGTCGCGCGGCGGCTGTCCACCTGCGTCCGGGACGGCGACACGGTCGCGCGGCTCGGAGGTGACGAATTCGTCGTTCTCGCGGACGGCCTCGGGGCGGCGGACGCCGCTGACCTGGCCGTACGTCTGCGAAATGCCATCATTCCGCCCATAAGGGTCGACGGGCGCGCCGTCCGGGTCGGGGCGAGTTTCGGCATCGGCTGGGCCGAGTGCGGGATGAGCGTGGAAGAGGTCCTGCGCTCCGCCGACCAGCGGATGTACGTCGAGAAGCGGTCCCGCTCGAAGGTTCACCGCAGGGCCGGCTGACGTTCATGAACGCTTCCCTCCCCTGCCCCGTACCCCCTCCGCCCGGCCCGTCCGGTCCGTGATCGCAATTCGGGCTGTGCTCCGTTCGAGGTAGGCTCGGCCGGTCGGCGACGGCTGGCGACATGGTGAGGAGTGACCCAGGGATGACGGCCGGAAACAACGGCGCGAGCAAGCCCGAGGACGACGATCCGTTCGGCTATCTGTACGCGGACGGACAAGCGGCAGGCGCCCAGCCGCCCGGTCAGGGCGGCTACGGCTACCCGGGTCCGGCCGCGCAGCCGGGCGTGCCCAGGACGTCGTACAACCAGGTGCGCACGGTCGGTGAGCGCCAGTACGGGCAGCACCAGGTGCCGCCGCAGCACGGTTACGGCTACCCGCCCCAGCAGGCTTACGGCCAGCAGCCCCAGCAGCAGTACAACGCGCCGAACCCGCAGTACGCGGCCCCCGAGACCTACCCGGGCGGCGCGACCACCGCACAGCACGGCTCCGTGCCGGGCGGCGGCGGCTCCGGCGGCCGGGGCGGCCCGAACACCAAGGCGCTGCTGATCGCGGCGGTCGCCGTGGTCGCGGTCGTCCTCATCGGCATCGGCGCCGCGCTGCTCTCGGGCAACGAGGGCGACAAGGACAAGAAGAACGAGGCCGTGTCTTCGGAGGGCCCCGCCGACAAGGCCGAGGAGTCCGGCAAGCCGGAGAAGAAGCCCGAGGAGACTCCGAAGCCGGTCGAACTCCCGAAGCAGGACGCGGCGACGCTGACGCTGGGCGGGCCCGCCACGGTGGACAAATCCATCGAAGGGGCCCAGGGGGTGAACGGAACGTACGTCACCGGTTTCAACGAGGTCGGCTCTTCCGTGACCTGGCGGGCGGAGATGAAGACCGAGGGGTCCTACCGCCTCTCCGTGCGCTACGCCGTCCCGGCCAAGGACGCCGACGCCACACTGACGGTCAACGGCAAGAAGAACAGCCAGCCGATCGGCCTGAAGAACTTCATCAAGTCCTCCGACCCGGCGTGGGAGAAGAACTGGCAGACCACCTGGGCGCCGGTCGACCTCAAGAAGGGCGAGAACGAGATCAAGATCTCGTGCGAGGACGGCAACCAGTGCGACGTGCTGCTGGACTGGCTGGAAGTCACCCAGAGCTGAAGCCTTCGCCCTCGATGTCCTGTGAACGGCCCGTCGACTTCCTCGGCGGGCCGTTTTCCGTTGTCCCGTCTCCCCGGTCAGGCCGCTTCGCCCGTGCTCTCCACCCTCACCCGCGGCAGCAGCTCCGCATACGCCGCCGCGTCGAACTCTCCCGCCGTCGGGGCCAGCACCGTAGCCGTCGACAGGGCCACCGCCCGGGCGAGCCGATCGGGCCAGTCCAGCCCTTCGGCCAGGGCGGAGAGCAGGCCGGCCACCGCGGAGTCGCCCGCTCCGGTCGGGTTGCCGCGGACGGGGGCGGGCGGGGCGGCGCGCCAGGTGCCGTCCGGGGTGACGGCGAGGACGCCCTCGGGGCCCAGGGAGGCGATCACCGCGTGGGCGCCCCGGCGGCGGGCGTCGCGGGCGGCGCGCAGCGGTTCGCGGAAGCCGGTAAGCTGGGCCAGCTCGTCCGCGTTCGGCTTGACCAGGTCGGGGCGGGCGGCGATGCCCCGGCGCAGGGGTTCGCCGCTGGTGTCCAGGAGCACGGGTACGGCGGCGGCGCGGGCGATCCGGACCAGCTCGGCGTAGGCGCCGACGTGGATGCCGGGCGGCAGCGAGCCGCAGAGGGCCACCGCGTCGGCGGCCGCGACGAGCTCCTCGTACGTCCGCAGGAACGCGGCCCACTCGGCGGCGCTCACCTGCGGTCCGGCCTCGTTGAGCTGGGTGGTGTCGCCGGTGGAGCGGTCGGTGATCGCGAGCGTGCGGCGGGTGTTCCCGGCGACGGGGACGAGGGCGTCGCGCGGCGGGAGCGGGGCGAGGAGGTCGCGCAGGACGCCCCCGGTGGCCCCGCCGACGAAGCCGGTGACCACGCTCTCGTGGCCCAGCGCGCCCAGCACCCGGGCCACGTTGAGCCCCTTGCCGCCGGGGCGCTCGGTGACCTCGCCGACCCGGTGGCTGGCGTGCGGGACGAGCGCGTCGACGGTGTACGTCACGTCGAGTGCGGTGTTCAGAGTGACGGTCAGGATCATCTGGTCCGGCCACCTCCCTCGCTCTGTCGGTCCGCCGATCCGTGCGGCCCGCGGGTACGGGCCTGTTGATCATGCCAAAGGGAGGGCGGCCGGGCCCAGCCCTCGGGTCCGACCGCCATCTCTTCGTTACGTGCCCCTCGGGGGCGGGCGCTCACGCCGTCTTCGGCTCGATGATCCACTCGCCCTTGCGCATGACGCCCGCCAGCACGAAGTCCTCGTCGAGGACCACCAGGTCCGCGTCCTTGCCCGGCTCCAGCGAACCGACCCGGTCGTCGACGCCCAGGAGGCGGGCGGGGTTGGCCGAGATGGACCGTACGACGTCCTCCACGGAGATCTTGTCGATGGTGACGGCCCGGCGGAACGCGGTGTCCAGGGTGAGCGTGGAGCCCGCGATGGACCCGCCCTCCACCAGCCGGGCCACCCCGTCGGTGACCGAGACGGCGAGCGGGCCGAGCTGGTACTCCCCGTCGCCGAACCCGGCCGCGTCCATCGCGTCGGTGATCAGCGCGACCCGGCCGGCGCCCTTGTGGTGGTAGGCCAGCTCAAGGATCGCCGGGTGCAGATGCGTACCGTCGTTGATCAGCTCCACGGTGATCCGGTCGTCCTCCAGGAGCGCGGTGATCGGACCGGGCTCGCGGTGGGCGATCGGGGGCATCGCGTTGAACAGGTGCGTGGCGACGGTGGCGCCCGCGTCGATCGCCTCGACGGTCTGCTCGTACGTCGCGTCCGTGTGGCCGATCGCGGCGATGACCCCGTGCTCGGCGAGCAGCCGTACGGAGTCGATGCCGCCGGGCAGCTCGGTGGCGAGGGTGAACATCCGGGCGGTGCCCCGGGCCGCGTCCAGCAGCTTGCGGACCTCGGCCGGGTCCGGGTCGCGCAGCAGGTCCTCGCTGTGGGCGCCCTTGCGGCACGGCGAGATGAAGGGGCCCTCGAAGTGGATCCCGGCCAGGTCGCCCTGTTCGACCAGCTCGGAGAGGATCCCGGCGCGGCGGGCGAGGAAGTCCATCTCGCCGGTCACCGTGGAGGCGACCAGGGTGGTGGTGCCGTGCTCGCGGTGCGTACGGATGCCGTGCAGGACCTCGTCGACGGTGCCGGAGGTGAAGGAGGCCCCGCCGCCGCCGTGGTTGTGCATGTCCACGAAGCCGGGGACCACCCAGTGGCCGGGCAGGTCGATGACCCGGGCGTCCTCGGGGGCGGAGTCCGCGATCCGGGTGGACTCGACGGCCACCCGGCCGTCCTCCACGGTCCCGGTGGGAAGGACCACCCGGGCGCCCGCGAGGACCGTGCTGTCTGCTGCGCGTCCGGCCATCAGGCGGAAACCTCCGTGGAGAGTAGATCCCAGGCGAGCAGCCCCGCGCCCAGGCATCCGGCGGTGTCCCCGAGGGCCGCCGGGACGATGTGGGGCAGCTTCTGGAACGTGACGCGTTCCTCGACGGCCGCACGCAGTGGTGTGAACAAGGTTTCCCCGGCCTCGGCGAGACCGCCACCGATGATGAGCGTGCGCGGGTCCAGCAGGGTGAGCGCGGTGACGAGTCCGGCGGCGAGCGCGTCGACCGCGTCCCGCCAGACCGCGATCGCGGCCGGGTCGCCCGACTCGACGGCCTTCGCGCAGTCCGCGGCGTCCGCATCCGGGTCCCCGGAGGCGGCTGCCCAGGCCCGGGTCACCGCGGAGGCGGAGGCCAGGGTCTCCAGACAGCCGCGCTGGCCGCAGCCGCAGTCCGGTCCGTCGGGGCGGACCACGATGTGGCCGATCTCGCCCGCGTACCCGTGGGCGCCCGCCTCGATCTCGCCCGCGATCCCGATGGCCCCGGCGATCCCGGTGCCCAGCGGCACGAACAGGAACCGGTCGGCGCCCCGGCCCGCCCCGATGCGGCCCTCGGCGAGCCCTCCGGTGCGTACGTCGTGGCCGAGGGCGACCGGGATCCCGCCGAGGCGTTCGCCGAGCAGGGCGCGCAGCGGTACGTCGCGCCAGCCGAGGTTGGCGGCGTAGACCGCGATCCCCTTCTCGGCGTCGACGATGCCGGGCACGGCGACGCCCGCCGCGACGGCGGCCTCGCCGAAGTGCTCCTCGCCGTAGGCGCGCAGGTCCGCGGCGAACGCGAGGATCGTCTCGACGACCGCGTCGGCGCCGCGCTTCCGGCCGGTGGCCCGCCGCGCCTCATGGAGCAGCGTGCCGTCGGTCCCGACCAGCGCGGCCTTCATTCCGGTGCCGCCCACATCGAGGGCGATGACATGTCTCACGGGAGAC is a genomic window of Streptomyces sp. SID8374 containing:
- a CDS encoding M4 family metallopeptidase codes for the protein MNLHTTPHNSRTARTTRTTRRLAALAAVAAMVVAGVQTGSAVATPGGSDAPSAAPSTAAALGVNSSAQRATAIKSAQAETASAAKALKLGGSEKLIVRDVITDAKGTVHTRYERTYDGLPVLGGDLVTHTAADGTLKSVDKATDAKIAVASTTPKLKSAAADARKVIWAGGDGNPVLAFETVKTGVQKDGTPSRVHTITDATTGKKLHSYEAIETGTGHSQYSGEVELSTTKSGSGFELTDGDRGGHKTYDLNQGSSGTGELVTDDDDTWGDGTGEDRQTAAVDAHYGAAKTWDFYKTALGRDGIAGDGKAAYSRVHYGNAYVNAFWDDSCFCMTYGDGEGNKNALTAIDVAGHEMTHGLTSATANLDYAGESGGLNEATSDILGTSVEFFADNASDAGDYLIGEKIDINGDGTPLRYMDQPSKDGSSADYWDEDLGNLDVHHSSGVANHFFYLLAEGSGKKTINGVDYDSPTSDGSTLTGIGREKAYQIWYKALSVYMTSTTDYAGARVATEKAATDLFGADSEELKAVSATWTGVNVK
- a CDS encoding TerD family protein; protein product: MAVSLSKGGNVSLTKEAPGLTAVTVGLGWDVRTTTGTDFDLDASAIAVNTDGKVVSDGHFVFFNNKSTPDQTIVHTGDNVTGEGEGDDEQINVNLAGLPADVDKIVFPVSIYDAETRSQNFGQVRNAFIRILNQAGGAEIARYDLSEDAATETAMVFGELYRNGAEWKFRAVGQGYASGLSGIARDFGVNL
- the arfB gene encoding alternative ribosome rescue aminoacyl-tRNA hydrolase ArfB, producing MGVMSGPYVIRGSVSLPEAELMWRFSRSSGPGGQHVNTSDSQVELRFDLAATDALPEVWKARALERLAGRLVGGVVSVRASEHRSQWRNRETAAVRLAALLAEATAPPPKPRIKRKIPRGINERRLREKKQRGDTKRGRSGRDW
- a CDS encoding flavin reductase family protein, with amino-acid sequence MSNDEFRAALARLAAGVVLVTAQEPPLDEEGRGEDVGMTATAFMSVSLDPPLVMVSLRNGSRMDDLLDEQPLWAVSVLAASQRHIAGRFAMKGRISDRLLFQDLAYVRGEVSHAPLIGGALATLECRTEQRVVAGDHTLVIGRVLTAELPSPEGDPLTYFKGRYRHLG
- the cdgB gene encoding diguanylate cyclase CdgB, producing the protein MEAESEPYVRLATMRQLHQAVADLNTARSLADTLQTVADGIVTGLGYELGCVNLVRPDGDLVIAAFAGNAAAEALITGRVGSRASWERRLSMGESWDQLRFIPHTEGWVLLDDDVPQWHTEGPEPRFEDEWHPLDRLYAPMYASGGGRDLLGVISVDRPRNGRRPGAWGREALQMYASQAAIAISNARLRANMQRALVRLEREQQALRASEESFRQAFEYAPSGMAIAEMGGDQHGRLLRTNDALCRLLGRPASVLRRYSFADLVHPEDIGTLLRTSAEGGRAELRLGRRDGTYLWVSLRNSVVADTADGPRFLLTHIEDIEERKRHELNLAHRASHDALTGLPNSAELKSRLSARICERPNSPAATAIEALDAAYGDVESSLTHGYQADGYEGEVAPGGGLYDHHVHTVAPDAEHDDGTKGLAVLFCDLDGFKSINDRFGHHTGDAVLIEVARRLSTCVRDGDTVARLGGDEFVVLADGLGAADAADLAVRLRNAIIPPIRVDGRAVRVGASFGIGWAECGMSVEEVLRSADQRMYVEKRSRSKVHRRAG
- a CDS encoding CBM35 domain-containing protein yields the protein MTAGNNGASKPEDDDPFGYLYADGQAAGAQPPGQGGYGYPGPAAQPGVPRTSYNQVRTVGERQYGQHQVPPQHGYGYPPQQAYGQQPQQQYNAPNPQYAAPETYPGGATTAQHGSVPGGGGSGGRGGPNTKALLIAAVAVVAVVLIGIGAALLSGNEGDKDKKNEAVSSEGPADKAEESGKPEKKPEETPKPVELPKQDAATLTLGGPATVDKSIEGAQGVNGTYVTGFNEVGSSVTWRAEMKTEGSYRLSVRYAVPAKDADATLTVNGKKNSQPIGLKNFIKSSDPAWEKNWQTTWAPVDLKKGENEIKISCEDGNQCDVLLDWLEVTQS
- a CDS encoding 1-phosphofructokinase family hexose kinase — translated: MILTVTLNTALDVTYTVDALVPHASHRVGEVTERPGGKGLNVARVLGALGHESVVTGFVGGATGGVLRDLLAPLPPRDALVPVAGNTRRTLAITDRSTGDTTQLNEAGPQVSAAEWAAFLRTYEELVAAADAVALCGSLPPGIHVGAYAELVRIARAAAVPVLLDTSGEPLRRGIAARPDLVKPNADELAQLTGFREPLRAARDARRRGAHAVIASLGPEGVLAVTPDGTWRAAPPAPVRGNPTGAGDSAVAGLLSALAEGLDWPDRLARAVALSTATVLAPTAGEFDAAAYAELLPRVRVESTGEAA
- the nagA gene encoding N-acetylglucosamine-6-phosphate deacetylase, with the protein product MAGRAADSTVLAGARVVLPTGTVEDGRVAVESTRIADSAPEDARVIDLPGHWVVPGFVDMHNHGGGGASFTSGTVDEVLHGIRTHREHGTTTLVASTVTGEMDFLARRAGILSELVEQGDLAGIHFEGPFISPCRKGAHSEDLLRDPDPAEVRKLLDAARGTARMFTLATELPGGIDSVRLLAEHGVIAAIGHTDATYEQTVEAIDAGATVATHLFNAMPPIAHREPGPITALLEDDRITVELINDGTHLHPAILELAYHHKGAGRVALITDAMDAAGFGDGEYQLGPLAVSVTDGVARLVEGGSIAGSTLTLDTAFRRAVTIDKISVEDVVRSISANPARLLGVDDRVGSLEPGKDADLVVLDEDFVLAGVMRKGEWIIEPKTA
- a CDS encoding ROK family protein; the encoded protein is MRHVIALDVGGTGMKAALVGTDGTLLHEARRATGRKRGADAVVETILAFAADLRAYGEEHFGEAAVAAGVAVPGIVDAEKGIAVYAANLGWRDVPLRALLGERLGGIPVALGHDVRTGGLAEGRIGAGRGADRFLFVPLGTGIAGAIGIAGEIEAGAHGYAGEIGHIVVRPDGPDCGCGQRGCLETLASASAVTRAWAAASGDPDADAADCAKAVESGDPAAIAVWRDAVDALAAGLVTALTLLDPRTLIIGGGLAEAGETLFTPLRAAVEERVTFQKLPHIVPAALGDTAGCLGAGLLAWDLLSTEVSA